A genomic window from Salvelinus alpinus chromosome 10, SLU_Salpinus.1, whole genome shotgun sequence includes:
- the LOC139531931 gene encoding transcriptional regulator Myc: MPLNSSLASKNYDYDYDSIQPYFYVDNEDEDFYHQQPGQLQPPAPSEDIWKKFELLPTPPLSPSRPSLSSIFPSTADQLEMVTEFLGDDVVNQSFICDADYSQTFLKSIIIQDCMWSGFSATAKLEKVVSERLASLQAARKDSAVGDNAECPTRLNANYLQDPNTSASECIDPSVVFPYPITETPKPSKVAQPTDLALDTPPNSGSSSSSGSDSEDEEDDDDEEEDEEEIDVVTVEKRQAVKRSDPSTSDTRHHSPLVLKRCHVSTHQHNYAAHPSTRHEQPAVKRLRLESSSSRVLKQISSNRKCSSPRTSDTEDYDKRRTHNVLERQRRNELKLSFFALRDEIPDVANNEKAAKVVILKKATECIYSMQTDEQRLVNLKEQLRRKSEHLKQKLAQLQNSCLSSKRH, translated from the exons ATGCCGCTGAATTCAAGTTTGGCGAGTAAAAACTACGACTACGACTATGATTCTATCCAGCCATATTTTTATGTTGACAACGAAGATGAGGATTTCTATCACCAGCAGCCAGGACAGCTTCAGCCACCGGCTCCAAGCGAGGACATCTGGAAGAAATTTGAGTTGCTCCCCACTCCTCCACTCTCCCCGAGCCGACCATCACTGTCTAGTATTTTCCCATCGACTGCTGACCAACTAGAAATGGTGACCGAGTTTCTCGGGGACGATGTTGTAAACCAGAGTTTCATCTGCGATGCCGACTACTCCCAAACCTTCCTCAAGTCAATCATCATTCAGGACTGTATGTGGAGCGGCTTCTCTGCTACAGCCAAGTTGGAGAAAGTGGTGTCTGAAAGACTCGCTTCGCTCCAGGCTGCTAGGAAAGATTCAGCTGTTGGCGACAACGCAGAGTGTCCTACTCGGTTGAACGCAAACTACTTGCAGGATCCGAACACTTCCGCATCAGAATGCATTGATCCCTCAGTGGTCTTCCCCTACCCAATAACTGAGACTCCCAAACCAAGTAAGGTGGCACAACCCACCGATTTGGCATTGGACACCCCACCCAacagtggtagcagcagcagcagtggtagTGACTCCG AAgatgaggaagatgatgatgatgaggaggaggacgaggaggagataGATGTCGTGACTGTGGAGAAGAGGCAAGCGGTGAAGCGGTCCGACCCCAGCACGTCAGATACCAGACATCACAGTCCCCTTGTGCTGAAGAGGTGCCATGTCTCCACCCACCAGCACAACTACGCCGCCCACCCCTCCACACGGCACGAGCAGCCAGCTGTCAAAAGGCTGAGGCTGGAGAGCAGCAGCAGCCGGGTCCTCAAGCAGATCAGCAGCAACCGCAAATGCTCAAGTCCCCGGACGTCGGACACGGAGGACTACGACAAAAGAAGGACTCATAATGTACTGGAGCGCCAGCGGAGGAACGAGCTCAAGCTGAGCTTTTTCGCTCTACGGGACGAGATACCGGATGTGGCCAACAATGAGAAGGCAGCCAAAGTGGTCATCCTAAAGAAGGCTACAGAGTGCATTTACAGCATGCAGACAGATGAGCAGAGACTAGTCAACCTCAAAGAGCAACTAAGGAGGAAAAGTGAACATTTGAAACAGAAGCTGGCACAACTGCAGAACTCATGTTTGAGCTCAAAGCGGCATTGA